The Cervus canadensis isolate Bull #8, Minnesota chromosome X, ASM1932006v1, whole genome shotgun sequence genome contains the following window.
TTAGGACTTGAGCCTGGAAAGCCGTCACTTGTGTCTCAGCGGCGTCTCTGTGGACACTTGGCAGGGTCCATTCCATGCCGTCTGGGCCAGCACTGGAAGGGCCCGAGTTCGCAGGTGCACCGGGGACACCCGAAAAGTGTTGCGTCCCTTGTGGCTTTGTGAGGGAGCCGAGTCCCTCCAGCCCTACGGGGTCTCCATAGCGGCCCGTGGGTAGCCCGGCCAGCTGGGCAGTAACCAATCCGGTGCGAGGAGGCGCCCCTGAGACGTTTCTGCACAGGCGCACTTTTGCCGTCCTTACGCAGAAGGGGAGGGACTTCCTGAGGAGCTCAGTCTTTTAGACCCTTGTGTTGGCATCTGAGTGAGTTGTGCGGCAGCCATGCAGCCATCGGGTAGTGGCGCTGGTGGTGCTGAAGGTGAGGGCCCCGGCCCCAGTGGTTACCGGGCCCCATTACACCGCCGGGGTGGGCCTGGCAGAGAAAGAGCACTGATGGAAGCTGCTAGAGCTCGTCCCCGGGGTGAGCGGGCACCACGTGCCCCAGGACCTGGTGGAGATGTAGCACCCGTGGCTGTAAGGCCTAGACCTGGAGAGGTGGTGCTGTATCCTTTTCATGGAGCCTCCCTGGGGAAAGTCAGTGGTATGGTGGTGGGAAACATGCCGGCAGCCTGAGGAAGGGATAGAAGGGAGCACGGGGGCAATCCGGGGCAGCAGGAGTGGGCAGCCTGGCAGGAAAGGTTTGTCAAGGcgtgaggagcctggagggtgggGAAGACAGACCGAAGGGTTAGGGAGGCAGCTCAGGGTGGTCACAGGTTGTGGTTGGGAGCATGGGCATCCTGGGATAAAAACGGGCCTCTTAGCTGTGAGGAAGCCTGAGATACCAGCAGATGCAGTAATGGACGGTGCCTTAACCGTGTCTCTCCCAGCATACTCAGAGTGCCTTTCCAGTCCCCGCTGGAGGCATGCTTGGCTCGCAGGTCTCTGCTCCCAGATATCCAACGCCACCAAGGAAGTATTCGGAAGGAATTTGTAGTGAATGGCAGTGACTTGATTGTGTCAGTTCCAGACGAGTTTGCTTTGGGTAGTGGGGGGGGAGGCGGCAGGTGCTGTGGTGTCAGCTCCCTCTTAAGAGTGCTATGATGGACACTGAGGGGCTTGGTGTAAGGAGGGGGGCTGGTACCCTGGACCTACAGGAAAGATCTCCCCTTTAATCTGTTTTTCCCCGCTTTTAGTAGATGGACTGCTGAAGACGTTGCTTTCATCCGACTTTCCATCAACCCATTCCTCGATCAGCTTTTCCTGGTGATTGAGAACATTCGGAGCCTTGCGATACCACCTCCCCAGAGCCTAGGCTGAGGAAAGGGGCTGAAACCTAACCTTGTGTCCCCTGCTCGGCAAGGCATAGGGAATTCAAACTCAAGAGTAATTGTCACTTTGCTATTTAAGTCTTAAGTTTTTGCCTGTAGTGGCCTTTAGTCTCTCTTGGTTCACTTGCTTTGTTTCATGGCTGCTTGAGGAGTGAGATGCCTCAGTATTTATTATAGCAGAAAATAAAGCTAAGTTACTttatgtgcctcagtttcttttcagCTAATGAgcttctagattttaaaaaaaaacagctttttatatttgttctcGTGTTAGAGGGAAGGTTCTGAAATTCAGATATTCCAGTAGGACAAGGTAATTCAAAActaattaggaaaatgaaattgaGCCCTATGTTCAGCACTAAATATGGTCAACATTAAACAATATTTTCTAGTTGTACTTGgacattaaatttataaaagcaTGTAATATTcatttaagttgctcagttgtgtccgactttttgggaccccatggactgccacatgtcaggcctccttgtccatcaccaactccctgagcctgctcaaactcatgtccattgagttggtgatgccatccaaccattctcatcctcagtcgtcccctctTGTCTTCTATCAAGTTCAGCAGTAAagattttcctgaattttttttatttaatatactaCCTTTTCCACTTCCTAAAAGCTCttcaaaaatatattattgaataGATATAAGATGCATCATAATGTAATTATTGGGGACTTCCCaagcagtctagtggttaagactttgcacttccagTTCAAGGGCTACAGTTTAAATCCCTGGtagcagaactaagatcccacatgccatgtggcgtggccaaaacattaaaattgggtcattaaataaaaataaaaacaacaataataatgtaaTTACTGAGCATTTAAGTTGTTTACAATTTTTTCATTACTGTGGTTAATGATTCAGTGTAATTCATGTATATAATTCTTTCCCTTAATGTTTGTTTCcttaaagtattaatatattccaAAAGTTAGAAATATTGACCTAAATgattctttctctatttttttttaagactcttgatcacagggaattccctcatggtccagtggtcaggactccaggcttccactgcagcaggCATGGCTTTGGTCCaatggtggggaactaagatcctacaagccatgagatacagcaaaacaaaacaaaaggcacagagaaaacagactctttaaaaaaaaaaagactcttgatcACAATTTCTCTTCAGAAAATATACCTGCTACCAGATTTCTGGTTTCCCAGCATCTTTGTTACAATAGGCTGGGTTTCCtactaaaataaaaaacctaGTTTTAATGAGGAGACAAAAAATCTAGCCACACTAAAGTAAGAATTTTGTGGCTGACTCTACTTATTTCAAGTCAGTGAAGAAAAGTGCTGGGACAATTAGTTAAGTGATTGAATGTGGGGAGTTAGCTCTCTCTTAATATATCTTTTATCCTATAATCTTGCTAAATTTGATTAGTTCTTGTCAATATTTTGTATTCGATTTTCTGCATAGGCAATCATGTTGTCTATggatagttttactttttcctttccaattgaCATGCCTTTTTATCAATTGATTTCTCTCCTCATAATGGTTTGGATATTTCTCATTCTTGGCATACTCTTTTCCTTGGGTGCTGGGTATATTTTTCCCTAGGTGTATtctacaacttttaaaaatttaatgttgtTTACTTACTTAGAAACACTTTGATCCTGTTGAGTCTTGCCTTATGGGTTGATCAGTGGGAGTTTGAGACAAGATCCCTCTGAGTCATCTATATGATGTCACCTGAATGAAGAGTTTCTACTATGGCTCCAGCAGACTCTCTGCCCATGTGCAGGgttctctcctccctctgccgccctcttctctcTGGTCTGCCACCTGCCAGCTCCAACAGTCTCTGCTCTGCGATTCCCCCTCGACACCCAGGGGGCCGGCTGGACATGGCCTGGGCAGTCTGTGTAGACAGCAAGCTGGGGCAGCTGCACAGCTTGTCTCTTCCGTGTCTCAGCTCCCAGAGATCACTGCTGATCCTCCCTGGCCTGATGTCCAGTTTTTTCACAGCCTGAGCTTCATACATTTTGGGCAGTTTTAAGGGGatctttcagagaaggcaatggcaacccactccagtactcttgcttggaaaatcccatgggtggagaagctgcagtccatggggtcgcaaagagttagacatgactgaacgactttattttcacttttcactttcatgcattggagaaggaaatgaaaacccactccagtgttcttgcctggaaaatcacagggatggcggagcctgttgggctgctgtctctggggtcgcacagagtcagacacgactgaagcaacgtaGCAGCATCAGTGAGGGGATCTTTGAAGCCAGTGGCAGGGAAGAGCCAGTCCTGTTCCTCCATATGCATAACAGAGTCTGCCATGACAGAACCCAGAAAGCTCTGCCCCCGTGCGATGGAGGGAGGCAGGTGCTGCTGCCAGGGATGGTGGCAATAGTTCTGGGGGTGACGGTGATGGAGTTATCTCACCCGCCAGCACCCAGCAGCTCTAGTGACTGCAGTGATCCTTCCTTTCAAAATGTAAGCCATTTATGTCTCTCCTGTTCAGTTCCCTTCACTGGCTTTATTCTCATTCAGAATATAAGCCAGAGGTCCTTATAATGCCCAGAAAGGTCCCACATTCTCATCTGTGAATCCCCCATTGCCTCTGCACCTCCTCTTCTGTGCTCACTCTTGCTCACTCCATGCCAACCACACTGGCCTCTTGGCTGCACCCTCAACATTCCAGGTTTTCTGAGGAATTAGTGCTTTTGCATAGTCTGTTCTCCCTGCCTTGATTACTCTCTCAAATATagctcctggccacctctgtcatCTCCGAGTCTGCCCAGGTCTCATCTTCTCACCTGCCTTCCTCCTGCGGCCACCCTCCCGAGAGCCCAGTGGGCAGTCAATCGTCTTCATGCGGGTCTTTCCCACACCACTCATCCCCTCCTATAATACAGTATAATTTACAAATTTGTTTTacttcctgcctcttcccagtAGAGATAACCACTATTCTAACTTCTATCACCATAGAGTATGAAAATGAATTCAAAGTCATATTGAAGAACAAAAAagtggaaatatttaaaatttcaagacaGATATAAAACAATTAGGTTGTGTTCTTTTGCGTGAAAGTAAACTCATTCAAATAAGAGGTTTTGATCATGAGAACACAGTGCTGGATAGAAGCCAAATGAAGGGACACGTCCCATGGATTGCCCTGCCTTCTCCATGGAGGTCTCCCAGGAAATGATGTCCGTGTGTGGTGCTAGAGTGAGGTCAGGTTCACGACTGGCTTTGTGGAGTTCCAGTGATTAGCAGCCTTGATTGGAAAGGCCATCCTGTCCCTTAGGCTCTCCAGGGCCCCATCTGCCGTTGGTGAGGTGCCCATGTGGAAGGGGTCTGGTCTCAGCTCTGCTCTCTCCCATTGGGCCCCCCGCTCCAGCCTGCACGGTGCCACTCTGTCTCAGAAAGTAAAAactaaatttataaaaacaaacggcacaattaaaataaagaaataataataaatgcaatttAAGATCAAAGAAACTAAAGTAGAAAGCTGGGAGGTGCCTGGTGGAGTAAAGGGGCCTGTGTTCAAAGGGCCTGGGGCTCAGAGACCTTCAGGTTAGGTTCCCTGCCCCTTGCTTCTCAGGTGAGCCTTCTGGGCCAACATACCCTTCTTTAGATTAGGGGCTTGGTCTGGAGTGTCAGGAAAAACTATTCGTGGTAATCAGCCTGGTCCTTGGTCAGGGTGAGGAAGTTCACATggcttctcctcctttctctcagcACCAGGATTCCCCTTGGCTGTGGGGTCTGTGTGTTTTGCCTGGTTCCCAGCTACTCTGGTTGTCTCTACCTTACATCATGGCCTAGAGACACTGCTGACCCGGCACCCAGGGCAGCTGGGAGCATCAGCTATGGGGAAAAGAGAAGTGAGGGTACAAGAGACCCCTGCCATGGGGAGGCAGGCTGGGTGCTGTTGCCTTTAAATGTCAGTACAGAAGGTCACCTTGTCTGTGGTTTCTGGCAGGGCCATTGATTTTCCTGTCAGCTACTGAGGCTAGTTTCTGACCCAGAAAAAAGAAGTCGTCTGGCTGACCAGAAGCAGTGCTTGTTACAGCCACCTGCTGAACGGCTTGCAGTGAAGTAACATGGATGTGGGGCATTCCATGTGAGTCAGGTTGGGCCTGTTGTACTTGAAAACATCAGGGAAGTCTATTTTCAACCCTCAGCCTTCAAAACGTGTTCTGAGTTTTTATCAGAGGTCATTACTTAAAACAAATAAGAGGACACTTAGGTCATGATTCTTCCTTATGACCTTTATTAATGCCAGAAATGAAATAGTAAAAACACAGTGAATTTTTCAAAATGGCATGATTTTGTCACATTCACAGgctccaggggttaggacttcaacatttTTCTGGGAGTCACAATCCAACCCACAGccaccctccaccacctcccactTCACTCTGAGCACAAGCCCTCAGCATGTGCCCTGAGGCCTCCACATCCAATCCCTGTTAGCTCTTGACCCCCTGTCCTGCTGctctcctcttctcccactcTGCTTCAGCCACACTGGTCTCTTCACGCTCCCAAACCTCCCTCAAGTCTTCACTCCATCTCTGCTTCACAACAGAGCCAACCCCGACCACCCAGTGGGAAATGGACAACCACTCCTCTCCAAGCGCTCCCTCTCTTTTCTGCTGCTGCACTTCTGGCCAACATCTCACCACCTTTCCATAGGTTACACTGTACAGTTGTCTTCTCATTTCTTGACAGTCTTTCCCAGATGGACTGGAATCTCCACGGAGGCCTGGAAAGGTGTCCAGCAAAAACTGTTCCTTGAGttactgaataaataaagctgctatagaaactgtaagaaaatattcTTGTGAGCTAGGAGTGGGGAAGTACTTCTAAACATTGTTTTAAGCCCATAACAGATTAAATCAAGAATATactaatatattcaatatcctgctGAGTATCAAGAATATAACTACAATTCTGATTTGtggaaatgggcaaaggataCAAATATGCTAGTTACAGAAGAGAATATCCACAAAAGTCCCAGGATGCTGTAGGAATGGAGATGGGTGCATCGTGCCAAGGAGCAGCCTGGCATGACTGACTCCAGTGAAGCCTGCACATCCCTGAACTCCAGCATTTATGTCCTGGGAAACTGTGACCAGTCCCCTCAGTGGGGATGTATGAGGGTGTCCTCACAGTGTCGCCTGTGGAGGTGGGAGTCAGAGCCACCTAAATGACCCACTGTCTCTCCTTCTGCCCTAATGTCAGACCCTCAGGTGGGCCTGATTAATTCATGAGCTTTCGCTTGTGGGATGGATGACAGCAGAAGTCAACACACTAGGCACTTGCTTGGGACATTCTTTCGACTATCCTCTCACATGTCTGACCAGTGTCCACACCTACTCTACGTACCCACGTGACTCTGGTTCTGCCCTGACATGTTTTTCTCCAGGGATGATGGCAAAAACCTATTAATATCTGCTAAACCTACAACTAAAACTGTAACAACGTCTGCTCATGGCTCTGCATTTGTAGTAccgacaggggagcctgggacaAAGAGCTCATTTAGCTGTCTGTAAGCGACTGTGAGGCTTTATTTTCCACTTGGCTTTCGAACACGATTCCTAGCCAGCTCCACACTGCCCTTTACTCGGAGAAGCTGGCCTGCTCTCCTCTCGTCATGTtgactatttatatatttttgcctgCACTTAGTGTTCGTTGATGCACatgtgctttctctagttgtggccagggGCGTCTACACTCtagttgctgagcacaggcttctcattgtggtgtcttctcttactgcagaacatgggctctagggcacaggctcagtagctgtggggcaTGGACTCAGTTGCTCCGTGGCCCtttggatcttcccagaccagccgTCGAAGCAGTGTCctttgcattgacaggtgggttcccGTCCACTGAACCCCCAGGGGAGTCCTCCTCGTGTTTTATCTGGTTTTGTCCTGAACTGTATGTAACTACTTCTCTAACCTCTGCTTTCTCTTGGATTAAAagtatctgtgtatatatgtgtgtgggctcaattgtgtctgactctttgcaacctatggactgtaacccacaaggctcctctgtccatggaattttccaggcaagaatactggactgagttcccatttccttctccaggggatcttccccacccagggattgaacctgtgtccactgcgtctcttgtgttggcaggcggattctttaccactagtgccacctgtctTTCGAAAGCCCAAAAGAAAGTGTCTGCAAAAGCCAGATGGATGGTCAGGTCAGGTAAGTGGCTGAACTGGCTGGTCTCACCTCAGACCCCAGAGCACTCACTCCCACATGGGCTGTTGCCTCAGCCCCAGGGTTTCTGACACAAAGGCCTGGGATGGGGCCTGAGAACCTGCATTTACAGCAAGCTcctagatgctgctgctgctagtctAGGGACCCCAGTTTGAACCTCACTGGTTAAGCAGACATACAGGTTGCATGAGGCACAGGAAAACCTGTGTGATGCCAAAAGCACGGGACAGACACACTGAGAGAGCGGGCCAAGGGCAGCAATGGGGGAGAGcagggagggaagcaggaggacACGGAGACAAAAGACAAGGCTGGGCCCCTGGTCTCTAACACACCACAGTTCACTCTCTACCCCAACCCGCATCCCCTGTGGACATGCTCACAGCAACAGGTGGACAAGGGAACAGCCCCACAGCCTGTGAAGGCTGGAACCCCTGGGGGCAAGCCGCAAAGCCCCCTCAAACCCAGGCTGAAGGGCTGTAAGGAGCTGAAGATCTCCTGAGACTGGGAGACATGCGGCCCACCCCTCAGTCCCAGCTGGGCTTGAGCTTTAAGagacgtcactcattatcagagaactgcaaatcaaaacctcaatgaagtaccattacacgccagtcagaatgactgctatccaaaagtctacaagcaataaatgctggagagggtgtggagaaaagggaaccttcttacactgttggtgagaatgcagactagtacagctactatggagaaccgtgtggagattccttaaaaaaaaaactagaaatagaactgccatatgacccagcaattccactgctgggcatacacaccgaggaatccagatctgaaagggacacgtgtacctcaatgttcatcgcagcactgtttataatagccaggacatgggagcaacctggATGccaatcagcagatgaatggataagaaagctgtagtacatatacacaatggaatattactcagccattaaaaagaatacatttgaatcagttctaatgagatggataaaactggagcccattatacagagggaagtaagccagaaagataaacaccaatacagtacactaacacatatatatggaatttagaaagatggtaacgataaccctatatgcaagacagaaaaagagacacagatgtatagaacagacttttggactctatgggagaaggtgacagtcggatgatctgagagaacggcatcaaaacatgtatgttatcaagtgtgaaacaaaccttcagtccaggttggatgcatgagacaagtgctcggggctggtgcattgggatgacccagagggattggatggggagggaggtgggaggggggttcaggatggggaactcatgtaaatccatggctgattcatgtcaatgtatggcaaccactacaatattgtaaagtaattaggctccaactaatacaaataaatggaaaaaagagagagagagacgtggGAAGGAAAATTGGGATCTGCTGGGAAGCAGCAGCCTGcaggtggggaggtgggtgggtcACCATGCTGCCCTGCAAGCTGTTTCTCACAGCCCATCACCAGCACCCCTTCACCTCCACCCCGGTCTTTCTTCCTGGGGCATCCAACACCACCCATAGAGCGAACTCAACACAGCCTGCCTgcacttccttccttctcaggaGAGAGCAGAGAACCGGCAGGAAGCAACCCCAAACCAGCACTACGAGCATCCCTGCACTGGACCCTGCACCGCTGGATGAACGAGCCTGAGCTCCAGCCCCAACAGAGGCGGGTCCAGAAGCGGAACCGTGGATGGATAACGCCACGGACAGAAGAATACATGTGGTATGGCCCAGTTATGAGACCTTGCAGAGCCAAAAGACATAATGTTTAAGAATATGCTCTGAAAAGATCAGGATGGGCCATATCCTCTGCCCCTGGGGCAGTGCTTCACCCTGGGCTCTGCGGGTACAGGGGTTGGCGGGCACAGGAGCCCCGTGGAAGGCCCAGCACCAGCTTCAGGAGGGAGACTCCCTCCACACGCGGCCCCTGCCAGCACAGAATTGTGCCCACTGTGCATGAACACAGACACCTGCTCATTTATACAACTACCGCTTTCTAACGCATCCATGCCTGGGAGTCTAGGCCTTTCTTCTCTTCATCAGAAGGATACCTGATCACCAAAGAGAATTCCGTTTCAGTGAATCCCCTGGCTAGGGTGCAGGAGGGAGAGCGTCAAGAAAGGAAAGCTAAGCGGTCCAGAGCACTCAGCTCCGTCCCTCCTCCTCGGCTCCCACGTGTTCACTCAGGAAACACTGACTGGCTGCCATAACGTGCCAGGTACACGGCAGTAATGTGAGGGGTTCAAAACATGAGACAGGCCATGAACGGGTACATGAAGCAGCCAATCACGCCCTGTGCTGCACCCTCCCCTCTATCCCTGGGTCACCTGTCTCGCTGGCATTACCTGCTGGTAACTCTGCTGCTGAAGTATGGTCTGAGGAACCAGCCGGGGCTGACTCGCAAACACATGGCCATCAGGTAGAGAGGTGGCAGGTGGCTGCCTGGAAACACAATTCGAGGCAGGGGAACAGGATCAAGTCTCACTGTCCCAGAAGGTCCTGCAAAGTGGTGGGGGGAGGCAACGTGGCAGAGTTGGCCCTGGGCTCCTGTGCAGCCCAGGGCCCGGGGAGAGGGGCCGCTGCAGCCAGCCTTCCCCTCTCACCCACCACCCCACACACCCAGGAAGGGCTCAGTCATTAAGGAGGCTGCCAAGGTCTCTCAGTCACGGTCCTCTTCATCTCCCTGCTATTGAGTCCACAGTGGAGAGTCAGAAGGATCTGTTGCAACCGGATCGCTGAGACGCTGGCAGCTGGGCCCCTTGAGTCCCCACGGGCTCCTTTGGGCACTGACACCGTGATGAGGACAGTGACCATTGGGGTAAAACTGGCTCCTGCTTATTGAGGCTCAGTTGATACAAAACCCTCCCTGGATGTGAGCTCATCTCATGGGCATGGTGACCCCGCACTGGGCCATCACGACTCTGCTGTTTCACAGAGGAGGGGGCAACGTTCAGACAGCTGCTCATGCGACAGAATCTCTGATGGGACCTCTCTGCAGGAGGTGAGAGAGCCCTGCAGAGGTCACAGAGTCCTATCGCCTCCCAGGGTCGGACGCTGAGAGCAGCAAGTGCCAGAGACCAGAGTGCACAGGAACCCATGGCCCCCAGGCAGGAACATGCTCCTTAGGTCAAGGCAGGGGGGCCTCAGGGCTACAAACCCATGTTTCCCTCGAGGGAATGGAGAAGGATCCGTGAGCTGGACCAGGGGAGAGGTACCTGGAAGGGCTGCAGAAAGTGTGACTGAGGCCACGGGCACAGAGGGCTTGGAGACTCCACTGAAGGAGCTATAGCTGACCCCGCGGGAGGCCCCCCTGGAGGATGGGGACTGCAGGCCTGAGCTGGCGCCTCCTGGCGAGCTCTGCTCCGGCTAGCTGGGCGAATTTTCCCAAGCCTTGTGCACAgactccatctttggatgcaaggAGTTGGGGGGAGATTGAAGTTACGGGCCAGAAGGCAGCGGTGGCACAAAGCTAAGTCCAGGGGTGGAAGGAGGGGGTGTGCTGGGGTGGGGTCTGCTTGCTCTTGCCCACTCACAAGCCAGGCCCCAAGTTACCTTCAGAGTGAAGTCAGCGGTGGGGAAGGACATGTGGGAGAGGCTGATGGCTCTCTGGATGTGGTGGTCACGCTGCAGGATGGGGATGCTGGGGGTGAGCCCGGCCTGGAGGGAAGGACACAGTGGGACACCTGCAAAGGGGGGAACCACACCCTCTCCTGTCCGGACCCAGCCTTCCAGCAGGGCTGCCGTGTTTCAGCAACAGAAGCAGAGCTGGTGGCCAGCACGCAGGCCCCACTGCATGGCATGGAGGTCCCAGTTCCTGTCTCAGCCCCTTCCCCTAGACTGTGAAAAAGAGGCCCTGGAAACATACTCAGAAATACCGCGCTAGACCCCCTTCCTGCAGTGTCCAGTGCCCACCTGCATGTCATGGGGTTTCTGAATAATCGCAGAGTAAGGAAACTTGTTTACTTAATTTAGCACAGCATTCTCAAACGTTGTGTGACTGCGGAACCCGGGAAGGTTTGAATCACAAAGTGCCAAATACAACAGACCTTAGGGGTTACACCACTCCATTTTAAGCTCACAAAACCAGGGCGTGGACCAACTTGCCACGGGCGTTCAACTAGCTAGAGATGGCACCAAGACACAAACCAACCCTCCCAACCCGAGAGCCACACTGACGAGGCTCTCTTCCCCGGGGCATGCTGGCACAGGGACCACACAGCTGGGCAGTAGAAGCATGGCCAATGCGTCCTGAGGTTTGACAACTGGAATCCCTGTGGGACCAGAGGCAGAGCCGGGCTGCAAGCTGAAATCAGAGTCCTGTAAAAAAAGGGAACAAGGCCCACAGAAATCGCCCTGGCTCGCCTTCTGGCAGAGACACATGTGAAGTAGACCCATCGCCTCAGCAACTCAAAAAACCCAGTATGGGACCTCCccagtggtccaggggctaagactccaggatcccgatgcagggggcccgggttcgatccctgctcagggaattagatcccacatgccgcaatgaagatcaaagactCCATGTGAcgcaacgaagacctagcacagccacataaataaagacttaaaagtaaataagtaagcAGTATTCACCATGTGAACAAAACGGCCAGCTGTTTCTCAACAGCCCCCAAGCAAGGCAGCCATCCCCTTCCCTGCCTGGCTTCCTGCTTGGTCTGAGAACTTGCCTGGCATTGGCAGGGAGATGGGACCAGCCCATAGCAGCTCTTCAACCAGGATGCCACCCCACGACATCCCTTGGAGTGTTGCCAGCACTTACCAGCCCACTCCTCCAGGAAAGGCCCCTCCTTCTTCTCCAAGCACCAAAAACAGGGGTTGGGGAGGTGCGGAGAAGAAACACTTCAAGCCTCACCTTCGGGTTGGCTCCAAATTCAATGGGTGTCACTGGCAGCACAGAGTCCCCGTGAATCTCCACCCCATGAATGGGGAACCACAGCGCCTGGCAGCTGTTCGGCCCCCTCGGAGCCCTTTCTGTTTTGCAGAGAGCGCTCACTTCCGATGGGTCCCAGTCTGTGCTCCGTGCTCTGTCCTGAGCCTTGTTCTGAATCCTTGATGGAAAAGCAAAGAGGCTGAGACACACAGCCTGGAGTGACCCTGACCACTAGCTTCCAAGGAACTGGGagccagaaaagaagaaaaaagacaccAGCCGTTctgcccagcctggcccctgAGAGCCGGGCTCCAGATGACCTTTGGCTCTGACTGCTTTTGAGTTTGCTCCTTGTGGCTAATGGCCTTGGGCACCAGGCCAGGCCCACTTGCATCCTCGGGCTTCAGGGTGC
Protein-coding sequences here:
- the LOC122434451 gene encoding EKC/KEOPS complex subunit LAGE3-like produces the protein MQPSGSGAGGAEGEGPGPSGYRAPLHRRGGPGRERALMEAARARPRGERAPRAPGPGGDVAPVAVRPRPGEVVLILRVPFQSPLEACLARRSLLPDIQRHQGSIRKEFVVNGSDLIVRWTAEDVAFIRLSINPFLDQLFLVIENIRSLAIPPPQSLG